One Mycobacterium sp. Aquia_216 DNA segment encodes these proteins:
- the eccD gene encoding type VII secretion integral membrane protein EccD, whose protein sequence is MTATADKPTATAAETLIPPSSRVSLLVGDTQIDLLLPAAVPLAKLVEPTRDTINRRLKSIGAKELPGGAFVFARAAGMTMLSGKLSLAAQGVNDAELLAFVPAATAQRYEPNIENVSAAIAKWAKEHFPAVTALDAARVAVALTLLAFSIAALLVWRLRWASSGGWLVPTIFAITALVLAGTSLLAARMGADRFVTGSTTWAVLVALVAAGATTPPGGHPGAPHGVLAAGVALVAAAALGKLSGRYWVAATTVVTVSVAALGSAASRMFFAVPGQRIAVVVLVGVLTVSLAAPGIGRRLARVPRQSFESITGKDMYERSPSDPEDTISPVADSPRDITLTGEQVGEVALRSNRVLMGLLLGNALTQVVASWFAIHPGVGTQWTFVAVAACIGLIAVLRARAFRDRRHAITLVAGAAVSLFAIPTHYGFAASPGATGVVLASAAAVVGIALAALLAGAIVPTHMFSEPVREVVEYAEYFATTVVVVFAAWTIDLIQFVRYH, encoded by the coding sequence ATGACCGCCACCGCCGATAAACCCACGGCCACCGCGGCCGAGACGCTGATCCCCCCATCGAGCCGGGTGTCGCTGCTGGTGGGGGATACCCAGATCGACTTGCTGCTTCCCGCGGCGGTGCCACTGGCCAAGCTCGTGGAGCCCACCCGCGACACCATCAACCGCCGACTTAAATCGATCGGCGCCAAAGAGCTGCCCGGCGGCGCCTTCGTGTTCGCCCGCGCAGCAGGCATGACGATGCTGTCGGGAAAACTGTCCCTGGCGGCCCAAGGGGTCAACGACGCCGAGCTACTGGCATTTGTCCCCGCCGCGACGGCACAGCGTTACGAGCCGAACATCGAAAATGTCAGCGCGGCGATCGCGAAGTGGGCCAAAGAGCATTTTCCGGCGGTGACCGCGCTGGACGCCGCCCGGGTCGCCGTCGCGCTGACCTTACTCGCGTTCAGCATCGCCGCGCTGCTGGTATGGCGGTTGCGGTGGGCGAGTTCGGGTGGCTGGCTGGTGCCCACGATTTTCGCCATCACCGCGCTCGTGCTGGCCGGAACTTCGCTGTTGGCCGCCCGCATGGGCGCAGACCGGTTCGTCACAGGCTCGACAACGTGGGCGGTGCTCGTAGCGCTGGTCGCCGCCGGTGCAACGACGCCGCCGGGCGGGCATCCCGGCGCTCCGCACGGTGTTCTGGCAGCAGGTGTGGCCTTGGTGGCTGCCGCGGCCCTGGGGAAGCTCAGCGGCCGCTACTGGGTGGCCGCGACGACAGTGGTGACGGTCTCGGTCGCCGCGCTCGGCAGCGCCGCCTCCAGGATGTTCTTTGCCGTGCCGGGGCAGCGCATCGCCGTGGTGGTGCTGGTCGGGGTGTTGACTGTGTCGCTGGCTGCACCGGGAATCGGGCGCCGCCTGGCTCGCGTCCCGCGGCAGAGCTTCGAATCGATCACCGGCAAAGATATGTATGAACGTTCTCCGAGTGATCCCGAAGACACTATTTCCCCGGTGGCGGACAGCCCGCGAGACATCACGTTGACCGGCGAACAGGTGGGCGAGGTTGCCTTGCGGTCTAACCGGGTGTTGATGGGCCTATTGCTGGGCAACGCGCTGACTCAGGTGGTCGCGTCGTGGTTTGCGATTCACCCCGGCGTGGGTACGCAGTGGACCTTTGTCGCGGTCGCGGCGTGCATCGGGTTGATAGCGGTGCTGCGAGCGCGCGCGTTCCGGGATCGTCGCCACGCCATCACCCTGGTCGCCGGGGCTGCCGTCTCGCTGTTTGCCATCCCCACCCACTACGGATTCGCGGCCAGCCCGGGCGCGACGGGTGTGGTCTTGGCGTCGGCCGCGGCGGTGGTGGGCATTGCGCTTGCCGCCCTGCTCGCTGGCGCGATCGTGCCCACTCACATGTTTTCTGAACCGGTCCGTGAGGTCGTCGAGTATGCCGAATACTTCGCCACCACCGTGGTAGTGGTCTTCGCCGCCTGGACCATCGATCTCATTCAATTCGTGAGGTATCACTGA
- a CDS encoding nucleotide-binding protein yields the protein MTERPDPEFDENVPRPHPPTDPAGGAAQHEGSAPHHDSPSPAPDQPPAGFGASAQPAGHSRFDWPDRPTAGFPEGPTHPVDPSSGAHRAEPPPGSPPRPMWPVSASPDQRWPDRSPHPGTDPDEDVTSVVNLPNPPTWDNELQRRRSGAPSPLPPSAGPLDWRSAGERYGPPVGAPPGSQLQPYGTSYPQGDLPPAPGRPGESPGHPQWQPPAAQGDTETSEEAYSWSQAQGSGTKYNYVDNIRSSELVPSKRTPPTRGWRKALYRGSFKLINLGRSRDEREQDDLEKQIRSLLRGKYKIGVLGKGGVGKSTISASVGSVFAGLRKDDRVVAVDADTAFGKLASRIDPSTSGSYWELAADQHLDTFADIRGRLGSNEAGLYVLGGESATARRRVLDQAIYQAATFQLDRHFTLSIVDCGSTLDSPVTRAVLDDLDALIVVSSPWYDGASAAGQTLEWLANDGYTSLLNRTVVVLNDSDGHSPKRDRALLLERFSQGGHKVIELPYDEHLRPGGVIDLEGDINRDTHRALLKVAAACAEHFAATTDGPRGINDRHRR from the coding sequence ATGACCGAGCGTCCAGACCCTGAATTCGACGAGAACGTGCCGCGGCCACACCCTCCGACAGACCCTGCGGGTGGCGCTGCACAACACGAGGGCAGCGCACCCCATCACGACAGTCCGAGTCCCGCGCCAGACCAGCCGCCAGCGGGCTTCGGCGCGTCAGCCCAACCTGCAGGGCACTCCCGCTTCGACTGGCCAGACCGCCCCACCGCGGGCTTCCCCGAGGGCCCGACCCACCCGGTCGATCCCTCCTCGGGCGCCCACCGCGCTGAGCCTCCCCCCGGCTCGCCACCGCGGCCGATGTGGCCGGTATCCGCCTCGCCGGACCAGCGGTGGCCTGATCGTTCACCCCATCCGGGCACCGATCCCGACGAAGACGTGACGTCGGTGGTCAACTTGCCCAACCCTCCCACTTGGGACAACGAGCTGCAACGCCGCCGGTCCGGAGCGCCCTCTCCGCTGCCCCCGTCGGCGGGCCCGCTCGACTGGCGCTCGGCGGGCGAGCGGTATGGGCCTCCAGTCGGGGCGCCTCCAGGCAGCCAGCTGCAGCCCTACGGCACGTCATACCCGCAAGGCGACCTCCCGCCGGCGCCCGGCCGCCCGGGCGAGAGCCCGGGCCACCCGCAGTGGCAGCCGCCGGCAGCCCAAGGCGACACCGAGACGTCCGAAGAGGCCTATTCCTGGTCGCAGGCTCAAGGCTCGGGCACGAAGTACAACTACGTCGATAACATCCGCAGCAGCGAGCTGGTGCCGTCCAAGCGCACGCCGCCGACGCGGGGCTGGCGTAAGGCGCTCTATCGGGGCAGCTTCAAGCTGATTAATCTCGGCCGCTCACGGGACGAGCGCGAGCAAGACGACCTGGAAAAGCAGATCCGGTCCCTGCTGCGCGGTAAATACAAGATCGGCGTGCTCGGCAAGGGCGGGGTCGGCAAGAGCACCATTTCGGCCAGCGTCGGGTCGGTCTTCGCGGGGCTGCGGAAAGACGACAGGGTGGTCGCCGTGGACGCCGATACGGCGTTCGGCAAACTTGCCAGCCGCATCGACCCCTCCACATCGGGCTCGTACTGGGAGTTAGCCGCTGACCAGCACCTAGACACCTTCGCCGACATCCGCGGCCGGCTGGGCAGCAACGAAGCGGGCTTGTACGTCCTGGGCGGAGAATCTGCAACGGCCCGGCGCCGGGTCCTTGACCAGGCGATCTACCAGGCAGCGACGTTTCAGCTGGACAGGCATTTCACGCTGTCCATCGTCGACTGCGGATCGACCCTGGATTCCCCGGTCACCCGCGCCGTCCTCGACGACCTCGACGCGCTGATCGTGGTGTCCTCACCGTGGTACGACGGCGCCTCGGCGGCGGGGCAGACCTTGGAGTGGCTGGCCAATGACGGCTACACGAGTTTGCTCAACCGGACCGTGGTCGTACTCAATGACTCCGACGGCCATTCACCCAAGCGTGATCGTGCGCTTTTGCTCGAACGGTTCAGCCAGGGGGGCCACAAAGTGATCGAGCTCCCTTACGACGAGCATCTGCGGCCCGGCGGGGTGATCGATCTCGAGGGAGATATCAATCGCGACACCCACCGCGCTCTGCTGAAGGTGGCAGCGGCTTGCGCCGAACACTTCGCCGCCACCACCGACGGCCCGAGGGGAATCAATGACCGCCACCGCCGATAA
- the eccB gene encoding type VII secretion protein EccB produces MALNLTSRLQVTAHYFWNRRNAAALSHHGVRLDYDPEQRRISALVLGYTLTIVMIGLAALMAYIKPAGQVGKSQILADRDTGAIYVMVDNRLHPALNLISARLISGEDANPTFVKAAELAKYPQGPVVGIVGAPTQMPVRTGLESQWAVCDSAPMATATKSAGQAPVVTTIAGPLAGRRSAPLTMPNAVLARHDDKTVVIWDGHRSEIDVSNKSVALALGVDSSAPQPIPMSTALYDAIPATDPLVIPAIPNSGQPSPWDLGRPAPIGSVLSVHDVQQSGDELFVLLSNGIQHISPFVASLLRSANSFGDLAPVVVSPDRLAAVPVVESLPVSYYPPTRLHLVDTNVNGTTCLAWSKGSTDKAARVAVLSGQGLPTPPESDDRLVHLVKDARAGGAVAEADQVYIASNATNLVMTTNADPVSVSRDSLWWVSDQGVRYGIELDDSALKPLHITTASARQAPWVLIRTFAPGPALSRADALTQHDTLAPVAGAETLPTKTP; encoded by the coding sequence TGAATCTCACGTCGCGGTTGCAGGTTACGGCGCATTATTTTTGGAATCGGCGTAATGCGGCCGCACTAAGCCACCACGGCGTACGCCTGGATTACGACCCTGAGCAGCGCCGCATATCAGCTCTTGTGCTTGGGTATACGTTGACCATCGTCATGATCGGGCTGGCCGCCTTAATGGCCTACATCAAGCCCGCTGGGCAGGTGGGTAAATCACAGATCTTGGCCGACCGAGACACCGGCGCCATTTATGTCATGGTCGATAATCGGCTGCACCCGGCGTTGAATCTGATTAGTGCCCGGCTGATCTCGGGCGAGGATGCCAACCCGACCTTCGTCAAAGCTGCAGAGTTGGCGAAGTACCCTCAGGGCCCTGTGGTCGGAATCGTCGGTGCGCCAACACAAATGCCAGTACGCACCGGCCTGGAATCGCAGTGGGCGGTGTGCGACAGCGCTCCCATGGCTACCGCCACCAAGTCCGCCGGCCAGGCGCCGGTAGTCACCACGATTGCGGGTCCGCTGGCTGGCCGGCGATCGGCGCCCTTGACGATGCCCAATGCGGTACTGGCCCGCCATGACGACAAAACAGTGGTCATCTGGGACGGACATCGTTCCGAGATCGATGTCTCCAACAAGTCGGTGGCCTTGGCGCTGGGCGTAGATTCCTCAGCACCGCAACCGATTCCAATGTCGACAGCGCTCTACGACGCGATTCCGGCTACCGATCCGCTGGTCATTCCCGCTATCCCTAACTCAGGACAACCCTCACCTTGGGATCTCGGGCGGCCTGCACCGATCGGCTCAGTGTTGTCGGTACACGACGTTCAGCAATCCGGTGATGAGTTGTTTGTGTTGCTGTCCAACGGGATTCAACATATTTCGCCGTTCGTCGCCTCACTGTTGCGCTCGGCGAACTCCTTCGGGGACTTAGCCCCGGTGGTGGTGTCGCCTGATCGGCTCGCAGCTGTGCCGGTGGTGGAGTCGCTGCCGGTGTCCTACTACCCTCCGACACGCCTGCACCTCGTCGACACCAACGTCAACGGCACCACGTGTCTGGCGTGGTCGAAAGGCTCCACCGATAAGGCGGCGAGGGTGGCGGTGCTTTCAGGCCAGGGGTTACCCACCCCGCCGGAATCCGATGACCGGCTGGTACACCTGGTGAAGGACGCGCGAGCGGGCGGCGCGGTAGCCGAGGCCGATCAGGTCTACATCGCCTCTAACGCAACCAATTTGGTGATGACCACCAACGCCGACCCTGTTTCGGTGAGCCGCGACTCGCTGTGGTGGGTATCGGATCAGGGCGTGCGCTACGGCATCGAACTCGACGACTCAGCCCTCAAGCCATTGCACATCACGACGGCCTCGGCTCGCCAGGCGCCGTGGGTTCTGATACGCACCTTTGCACCAGGTCCGGCGCTCTCGCGCGCGGATGCCCTTACCCAGCATGACACCCTAGCTCCGGTAGCTGGGGCCGAAACATTGCCGACAAAAACGCCGTGA